From Watersipora subatra chromosome 2, tzWatSuba1.1, whole genome shotgun sequence, one genomic window encodes:
- the LOC137388088 gene encoding octapeptide-repeat protein T2-like: MISLLERQGERGKEGEEKRERERQRGEEEGGGERGREEAKETEREEKREREGEGERKGGKEEGRERRREREEGRERGRERERKGGKEEGRERRREGERKGERGREGKRKIKKKECSIAKKRKVARNIKERLNVLEIKGK; this comes from the coding sequence ATGATCTCACTCTTGGAGAGacagggagagagaggaaaagagggagaggaaaagagagagagagagagacagagaggaGAGGAAGaaggagggggagagagagggagagaggaagcGAAGGAGACAGAGAGAGAagaaaagagggaaagagagggagagggagagaggaagggAGGGAAAGAagaagggagggagagaagaagggagagagaggaagggagggaaagaggaagggagagagagaggaagggagGGAAAGAGGAAGGGAGGGAAAGAagaagggagggagagaggaaggGAGAAAGAGGAAGGGAGGGAAAGaggaaaataaagaaaaaagaatgtagcatagcaaaaaagagaaaagtagCACGAAATATAAAGGAGAGATTGAACGTACTAGAAATAAAAGGAAAGTAG
- the LOC137388089 gene encoding uncharacterized protein yields MAPVLGYPNPALDYILDTDASLNWVGAVLSQIQENRPMSKHGNANGLSRRPCHDYTKYERVTKQCGGPSMSQIQIELSERAQHENPVCTRIAGEEQIAQECADDLLEENRTRQVIGTVCEVSARSGPKSSQTASLILTDGDGCCMVEDSSTCDNCQNDKEQRTFDYSSNQQEVKNQQSLDPAIVNLGSTELQKLSPMLSLMRIREDQVLVTRILVEKRAWEDAIPLPGATAPVMAEALDSLVFCYFGLPEELHKDRETLFEGDLMAELWAM; encoded by the exons ATGGCACCAGTTCTGGGTTATCCAAACCCGGCTCTTGATtatatcctggacacagatgCTTCTCTTAATTGGGTTGGTGCAGTCTTGTCTCAAATCCAAG AAAATCGACCAATGAGCAAACATGGAAACGCTAACGGGTTATCAAGGAGGCCATGCCATGACTACACCAAATACGAAAGGGTCACCAAACAATGTGGAGGACCAAGCATGAGCCAAATCCAAATTGAACTATCAGAGAGGGCCCAACATGAAAACCCTGTGTGTACTAGGATTGCTGGAGAAGAGCAGATTGCACAGGAATGTGCTGATGATTTATTGGAGGAAAATCGCACCCGTCAAGTTATTGGTACAGTCTGTGAAGTATCAGCTAGGAGTGGACCAAAATCCTCACAAACTGCCAGCTTAATCCTAACAGATGGTGATGGTTGTTGCATGGTAGAAGATTCCAGCACTTGTGATAACTGCCAGAATGATAAAGAGCAGAGAACATTTGATTACTCTTCGAACCAACAAGAGG TCAAGAATCAACAATCTCTGGATCCAGCTATAGTCAACCTTGGCAGTACAGAATTACAAAAGCTTAGCCCCATGCTCTCTTTAATGCGAATAAGAGAAGATCAAGTGCTGGTAACTCGTATACTTGTTGAGAAAAGAGCTTGGGAG GATGCTATACCTCTACCTGGTGCTACAGCTCCTGTAATGGCTGAGGCTTTAGATAGCCTTGTCTTTTGCTACTTCGGATTACCTGAAGAGCTCCATAAAGACCGAGAAACACTGTTCGAAGGTGACCTTATGGCAGAACTTTGGGCCATGTAG